Proteins from one Arthrobacter sp. Soc17.1.1.1 genomic window:
- a CDS encoding serine hydrolase domain-containing protein — MGSTARSRRRSRTSGVGVTAGLSAAILLTGCVGASPAATSLPSSTASSASSSTPSSTPSSSASAAVTERPAAPEGELPGGTQTALRATVEQTMADYGVPGAAVGVWVPGKGTWTSAAGTADIEHGIAVEPGMQWPLRSITKSYTVTLVLHLADQGVISLDDTIDEYVEGVTDGDRITLRDLAGMTSGNADYTNEDFVEAFAEDPERIFTLEDLNGFMLGKPAQFAPGTAKVYTNANTNLLGAVVEQVTGQPFDAVLQERILEPLGQADTQYIVDASAWDTAHPVGYAPTEDGPDPQDANMSVFGPAGSMVSTLDDGRVWAETLATGALLDASPQAERLVGAPLDAGPPYDLYALGIGETGGWWGHNGEGFGFTAALFHQPDTGASIVVFMNLSNEASGAHPADQLFRRLAAVIESGAKP; from the coding sequence ATGGGAAGCACCGCACGATCGAGGCGCCGCTCACGTACGTCCGGCGTCGGCGTGACCGCCGGCCTCAGCGCGGCGATCCTGCTCACGGGATGTGTCGGAGCATCGCCCGCCGCCACCTCCCTTCCTTCCTCGACGGCGTCCTCCGCATCGTCCTCCACACCGTCCTCCACACCGTCCTCGTCGGCATCCGCCGCGGTGACCGAGCGGCCGGCCGCGCCCGAGGGAGAACTGCCCGGCGGGACGCAGACCGCCCTCCGGGCGACCGTCGAGCAGACGATGGCCGACTACGGGGTGCCCGGCGCGGCCGTCGGCGTCTGGGTTCCCGGCAAGGGCACGTGGACCTCGGCCGCCGGTACGGCCGACATCGAGCACGGCATCGCAGTGGAGCCCGGGATGCAGTGGCCACTGCGCAGCATCACCAAGTCCTACACGGTCACGCTCGTCCTCCACCTCGCCGATCAGGGCGTGATCTCGCTCGACGACACGATCGACGAGTACGTCGAGGGGGTCACCGACGGCGACAGGATCACTCTGCGCGATCTCGCCGGCATGACCAGCGGCAACGCCGACTACACCAACGAGGACTTCGTGGAGGCGTTCGCCGAGGATCCGGAGCGGATCTTCACCCTCGAGGACCTCAACGGATTCATGCTCGGCAAGCCCGCCCAGTTCGCACCGGGCACTGCGAAGGTCTACACCAACGCGAACACCAACCTGCTCGGCGCCGTCGTCGAGCAGGTGACCGGACAGCCGTTCGACGCCGTGCTGCAGGAGCGCATCCTCGAGCCGCTCGGCCAGGCCGACACGCAGTACATCGTGGACGCCTCCGCATGGGACACCGCCCACCCCGTGGGCTACGCACCCACCGAGGACGGGCCTGACCCGCAGGATGCGAACATGTCCGTCTTCGGTCCCGCAGGATCGATGGTGTCCACGCTCGACGACGGGCGCGTGTGGGCGGAGACGCTCGCCACCGGTGCGCTGCTCGACGCGTCGCCCCAGGCGGAACGCCTCGTCGGTGCGCCTCTCGACGCGGGGCCGCCCTACGACCTCTACGCGCTCGGTATCGGTGAGACCGGGGGCTGGTGGGGCCACAACGGTGAGGGCTTCGGCTTCACCGCTGCCCTCTTCCACCAGCCGGACACCGGTGCATCCATCGTGGTCTTCATGAACCTGTCCAACGAGGCCTCCGGCGCCCATCCCGCCGATCAGCTCTTCCGTCGTTTGGCGGCAGTCATCGAAAGTGGGGCAAAGCCATGA
- a CDS encoding AAA family ATPase, with protein MAPSRNPLDELRETLGHLAEQLKLPGSERIDDRVGDFFGARPGPARPLAEVQAELDALVGLESVKEQVRALVALLQVQARRKEHGLPEVATSQHLVFLGNPGTGKTTVARLLAEMYRAVGLLQKGHLVEVDRSGLVGQYVGETAIKTDRVIRRALDGVLFIDEAYALTPEVGRVDFGPEAIEVLLKRMEDHRHRLVVIVAGYPRLMEQFLLSNPGLRSRFAREITFPDYSVDALETIFHQMLGQHEYALEPGADDMLRRILANVHAGEDSGNARFARTLFEQALNRQALRLSLDADRDLGALDRDDVMTLTTDDLVKAAQALGEEPEPEPEHQPAPERSSWWRWLTSPGG; from the coding sequence ATGGCCCCCAGCCGCAACCCGCTCGATGAGCTGCGCGAGACGCTCGGCCACCTGGCGGAACAGCTCAAGCTGCCGGGCTCGGAGCGGATCGACGACCGCGTGGGCGATTTCTTCGGCGCTCGACCCGGGCCCGCGCGTCCGCTCGCCGAGGTGCAGGCGGAGCTCGATGCACTGGTCGGGCTGGAGAGCGTGAAGGAGCAGGTGCGCGCACTCGTGGCACTGCTGCAGGTCCAGGCGCGGCGGAAGGAGCACGGCCTGCCGGAGGTCGCGACGTCACAGCACCTGGTGTTCCTCGGGAATCCCGGCACCGGCAAGACCACCGTGGCGCGTCTGCTCGCCGAGATGTACCGTGCGGTGGGGTTGCTGCAGAAGGGTCATCTGGTCGAGGTGGACCGGTCCGGCCTGGTCGGCCAGTACGTGGGCGAGACCGCCATCAAGACGGATCGGGTGATCCGCCGGGCGCTGGACGGCGTCCTGTTCATCGACGAGGCCTACGCACTGACCCCGGAGGTCGGCCGCGTGGATTTCGGGCCCGAGGCCATCGAGGTGCTGCTCAAGCGGATGGAGGACCACCGCCACCGCCTCGTGGTGATCGTGGCCGGCTATCCGCGGCTGATGGAGCAGTTCCTCCTGTCCAATCCGGGCCTGCGCTCCCGATTCGCCCGCGAGATCACCTTCCCGGACTACTCGGTGGACGCACTGGAGACGATCTTCCACCAGATGCTGGGCCAGCACGAGTACGCCCTGGAGCCCGGGGCGGATGACATGCTGCGCCGCATCCTCGCCAACGTCCATGCGGGCGAGGACTCCGGCAATGCGCGCTTCGCCCGCACCCTGTTCGAACAGGCGCTCAACCGCCAGGCACTGAGGCTGTCGCTCGACGCGGACCGCGACCTCGGCGCGCTCGATCGGGACGACGTCATGACGCTCACCACCGACGACCTCGTGAAGGCCGCCCAGGCCCTCGGCGAGGAACCGGAGCCGGAGCCGGAGCACCAGCCGGCGCCCGAACGGTCGTCGTGGTGGCGCTGGCTGACCTCGCCGGGCGGGTGA
- a CDS encoding sigma-70 family RNA polymerase sigma factor codes for MRTAPTPLPVLPTSSPVAPPRTAPPGPPGPPGPPGPVDQVEALILRVGQGDGCAFEHLYRQTSHRIFGLVRRIVVDAELSAETTQDVFLALWQGGAARFDPSRGTGMSWLMTLAHRRAIDKVRSEESHRSRTLRWGIRNQDVDYDQVADTVLHRLEAGAVHTSLACLSVVQREAIHLAYFAGMTYAEVAGHLDIPVPTAKTRIRDGIRRLRASVLDAA; via the coding sequence ATGCGTACCGCTCCGACGCCGCTTCCCGTGCTGCCCACATCCTCACCCGTCGCCCCTCCTCGCACCGCTCCGCCCGGTCCGCCCGGTCCGCCCGGTCCGCCCGGTCCGGTGGATCAGGTCGAGGCGCTGATCCTGCGTGTCGGACAGGGCGATGGGTGTGCGTTCGAGCATCTCTACCGGCAGACGTCCCACCGCATCTTCGGGCTCGTCCGCAGGATCGTCGTCGATGCCGAGCTGAGTGCGGAGACGACACAGGACGTGTTCCTCGCCCTGTGGCAGGGCGGGGCGGCGCGTTTCGACCCCTCCCGGGGTACCGGGATGTCCTGGCTGATGACCCTCGCGCATCGGCGTGCCATCGACAAGGTCCGGTCCGAGGAATCCCACCGCAGCAGGACTCTCCGGTGGGGGATCAGGAACCAGGACGTCGACTACGATCAGGTTGCCGATACGGTGCTTCATCGACTCGAAGCGGGCGCTGTGCACACGAGCCTGGCGTGCCTGTCCGTCGTGCAGCGCGAGGCCATCCACCTCGCGTACTTCGCAGGAATGACCTATGCCGAGGTCGCGGGACACCTGGACATCCCCGTCCCGACGGCCAAGACCCGCATCCGGGACGGTATCAGGCGGCTGAGGGCCTCCGTCCTCGACGCTGCCTGA
- a CDS encoding GNAT family N-acetyltransferase, whose amino-acid sequence MIALPAGVPEPRVRTAVQGDADVAGALLYAFNTEFESPTPTAQLLGERFRRLLARPDVVVVLAEDEAGDATGFALLTLRPTPYYDGPLAQLEELYVRPGLRDQGIGTVLLTASIDRVRSRGVGEMHINVDEIDVDTRRFYERHGFVNIEPGTGYRMLCYLREF is encoded by the coding sequence ATGATTGCCCTGCCGGCCGGAGTCCCCGAACCGCGGGTGCGGACGGCGGTGCAGGGCGACGCCGACGTGGCCGGTGCGCTCCTGTACGCCTTCAACACCGAATTCGAGTCCCCGACCCCGACCGCGCAGCTGCTCGGCGAGCGCTTCCGCCGGTTGCTCGCACGGCCCGACGTCGTCGTGGTCCTCGCTGAGGACGAGGCCGGCGACGCGACCGGCTTCGCCCTCCTCACACTGCGCCCCACGCCCTACTACGACGGACCCCTCGCGCAGCTCGAGGAGTTGTACGTCCGGCCGGGCCTGCGCGATCAGGGTATCGGCACGGTGCTGCTGACCGCGTCGATCGACCGCGTGCGGTCCCGGGGTGTCGGGGAGATGCACATCAACGTGGACGAGATCGACGTCGACACCCGGCGCTTCTACGAGCGCCACGGGTTCGTCAACATCGAGCCCGGCACCGGCTACCGGATGCTCTGCTACCTCCGGGAGTTCTGA
- a CDS encoding MFS transporter: protein MTGQEPPTPSTAAASRSGPDVAEGPSGAADPLGDRDATDGSVRTPEQRSRTFAGILVNTALANITTSYLWFALTFWVYLETRNVIATGVVGGAYMLLIALSSISFGTFVDRFRKLAVMRFAAGFTLVMFLLAGGMFLVTPTAWLLDLTQPWFWVFTLVVLIGAVVENMRNIALSTTVTILIEPDRRANANGLVGMVQGLMFIVTSVLSGLSVGLLGMGWTIAVAVVLTALTALHLLTLRMPEEVHVAASDAHGGFDLRGSFAAVLVIPGLFALILFSTFNNFVGGVYMALMDPYGLELFSVEMWGTLFAVGATGFIVGGALIGKFGLGSNPLRTMLLAVIAMGVLGAVFTLREWGWLYIAGIWAYLVLIPFIEAAEQTVIQQTVPLERQGRVFGFAMAFESAAAPVTAFVIAPIAQFWIIPYARSAEGAAALAPLLGEGTSRGIALVFLVAGIIMILAAVAAFFTPVYRQVSASYARAAASLTQ from the coding sequence ATGACCGGGCAGGAACCGCCCACGCCCTCCACCGCTGCGGCCTCCCGTAGCGGCCCTGATGTCGCGGAGGGGCCCTCCGGTGCCGCCGACCCGCTCGGCGACCGCGACGCCACCGACGGCTCGGTCCGCACTCCGGAGCAGCGGTCCCGGACCTTCGCCGGCATCCTCGTGAACACCGCGCTCGCCAACATCACCACCAGCTACCTCTGGTTCGCCCTGACGTTCTGGGTGTACCTCGAGACGCGCAACGTCATCGCCACGGGCGTGGTGGGCGGTGCGTACATGCTCCTGATCGCCCTCTCCAGCATCAGCTTCGGCACCTTCGTGGACCGCTTCCGCAAACTGGCCGTGATGCGGTTCGCCGCCGGCTTCACGCTGGTGATGTTCCTGCTGGCGGGTGGCATGTTCCTGGTGACGCCCACCGCGTGGCTGCTGGACCTGACGCAGCCGTGGTTCTGGGTGTTCACGCTGGTCGTCCTGATCGGCGCGGTCGTGGAGAACATGCGCAACATCGCGTTGTCCACCACCGTCACCATCCTCATCGAGCCCGATCGGCGGGCCAACGCCAACGGGCTCGTGGGCATGGTGCAGGGGCTGATGTTCATCGTCACCTCCGTGCTCTCCGGGCTCTCGGTCGGCCTGCTGGGGATGGGCTGGACCATCGCCGTCGCCGTCGTCCTCACCGCCCTGACCGCCCTCCACCTGCTCACCCTGCGCATGCCCGAGGAGGTCCACGTCGCCGCGAGCGACGCCCACGGCGGGTTCGACCTCCGCGGGTCCTTCGCCGCCGTGCTGGTCATCCCCGGGCTGTTCGCCCTGATCCTGTTCTCCACGTTCAACAACTTCGTGGGCGGCGTCTACATGGCGCTCATGGACCCCTACGGCCTGGAGCTGTTCTCCGTGGAGATGTGGGGCACGCTGTTCGCGGTCGGGGCCACGGGGTTCATCGTGGGCGGGGCGCTGATCGGCAAGTTCGGGCTCGGGTCCAATCCGCTGCGGACCATGCTCCTGGCGGTGATCGCGATGGGGGTGCTCGGGGCTGTGTTCACCCTCCGGGAGTGGGGCTGGCTGTACATCGCCGGGATCTGGGCGTACCTGGTCCTGATCCCCTTCATCGAGGCCGCCGAGCAGACGGTCATCCAGCAGACGGTCCCGCTCGAGCGGCAGGGCCGCGTCTTCGGCTTCGCCATGGCGTTCGAGTCCGCGGCAGCACCGGTCACCGCGTTCGTCATCGCGCCGATCGCCCAGTTCTGGATCATCCCCTACGCGCGGTCGGCCGAGGGAGCCGCCGCGCTCGCCCCGCTGCTGGGCGAGGGCACGTCCCGCGGGATCGCCCTGGTGTTCCTGGTCGCCGGGATCATCATGATCCTGGCCGCGGTGGCTGCGTTCTTCACGCCGGTCTACCGCCAGGTGTCGGCGTCGTACGCGCGCGCCGCCGCGAGCCTGACGCAATGA
- a CDS encoding ribonuclease Z produces the protein MRELVILGTASQVPTRTRNHNGYFLRWEREGILFDPGEGTQRQMLLAGVPASRITRICLTHVHGDHCFGLPGVLSRMVLDGVAHPVHLHYPASGETVVRALVGLATPGLDLHLHPHGAAGAIAPEIEVEPLRHRIEAYGYRVTEPDGRSFIPERLTAAGITGPDVGRLQREGSLRGVRLEDVSEHRAGRRFAFVMDTAVCDGASALADGADLLVSESTFSDDDADLAERYRHLTAGQAGAMAATGGAGTLVLTHFSSRYDDVGVLAAQARATAGPVDVVAAADLDHVPFPRRRGR, from the coding sequence ATGCGTGAGCTCGTCATCCTCGGCACCGCGTCGCAGGTGCCCACCCGGACCCGCAACCACAACGGCTACTTCCTCCGCTGGGAACGGGAGGGGATCCTGTTCGACCCCGGCGAGGGCACGCAGCGGCAGATGCTCCTGGCCGGCGTCCCGGCGTCGAGGATCACACGGATCTGCCTGACGCATGTCCACGGTGACCACTGCTTCGGCCTGCCCGGCGTGCTGTCCCGCATGGTGCTCGACGGCGTCGCCCACCCCGTGCACCTGCACTACCCGGCGTCCGGCGAGACCGTGGTGCGGGCCCTGGTGGGTCTCGCGACGCCCGGACTGGACCTGCACCTGCACCCCCACGGCGCGGCGGGCGCGATCGCACCGGAGATCGAGGTGGAGCCGCTCCGCCACCGGATCGAGGCGTACGGCTACCGGGTCACCGAACCCGACGGCCGCTCCTTCATCCCCGAGCGGCTCACCGCCGCCGGCATCACCGGACCCGATGTCGGCCGCCTGCAGCGCGAGGGCTCCCTCCGCGGGGTCCGGCTGGAGGACGTGAGCGAGCACCGCGCAGGTCGGCGCTTCGCGTTCGTCATGGACACGGCCGTGTGCGACGGCGCCTCGGCGCTCGCGGACGGGGCCGACCTCCTGGTCTCGGAGTCCACGTTCAGCGACGACGACGCCGACCTCGCCGAACGGTACCGGCACCTCACGGCGGGCCAGGCGGGCGCGATGGCCGCGACCGGCGGCGCGGGGACCCTCGTGCTCACGCACTTCTCGTCCCGGTACGACGACGTCGGCGTGCTCGCCGCCCAGGCCCGCGCCACGGCCGGGCCCGTGGACGTGGTCGCTGCTGCCGATCTGGACCATGTCCCGTTCCCGCGGCGCCGCGGACGCTGA
- a CDS encoding CPBP family intramembrane glutamic endopeptidase, with protein sequence MVPAALVSVAGPVLFVLHQPVIGYCLLVVALAAAVVVDRALFRDLLLIAFGLTVMSLVPITTDISPEHMAVMGTAMILAVGVPYAVSRFAYRDHAIAFPVRTGIPWTRTEKWYLPVVVIIGYALLPVYMLRTGVYTNWPAASEPDEIVRLFIGTNGLGIWDELFFICTVFALLRRHLPMAQANVLQAVLFTSFLWELGFHAWAPLFIFPFALLQAFIFTRTRSLSYIVCVHLLFDFVLFLVLIHAHHRAWVDIFLY encoded by the coding sequence CTGGTCCCGGCCGCCCTGGTGTCGGTCGCGGGTCCCGTCCTGTTCGTCCTGCACCAGCCGGTGATCGGCTACTGCCTCCTCGTGGTGGCGCTCGCGGCGGCGGTGGTGGTCGACCGGGCGCTGTTCCGGGACCTGCTGCTCATCGCCTTCGGCCTCACGGTCATGAGCCTGGTCCCCATCACCACCGACATCAGCCCGGAGCACATGGCGGTCATGGGCACGGCGATGATCCTCGCGGTCGGCGTGCCCTACGCGGTCTCACGCTTCGCCTACCGCGACCACGCCATCGCCTTCCCGGTGCGGACGGGCATCCCGTGGACGCGCACCGAGAAGTGGTACCTGCCGGTCGTGGTGATCATCGGGTACGCCCTGCTGCCGGTCTACATGCTGCGCACCGGCGTCTACACGAACTGGCCCGCGGCGTCCGAGCCCGACGAGATCGTCCGCCTGTTCATCGGCACGAACGGGCTCGGGATCTGGGACGAGCTGTTCTTCATCTGCACGGTGTTCGCGCTCCTGCGCCGCCACCTGCCCATGGCACAGGCCAACGTCCTGCAGGCGGTGCTGTTCACGTCCTTCCTGTGGGAGCTGGGCTTCCACGCATGGGCGCCGCTGTTCATCTTCCCCTTCGCGCTGCTGCAGGCCTTCATCTTCACCCGGACCCGCTCCCTCTCCTACATCGTCTGCGTGCACCTCCTGTTCGACTTCGTCCTCTTCCTCGTGCTCATCCACGCCCACCACCGCGCCTGGGTGGACATCTTCCTCTACTGA
- a CDS encoding GntR family transcriptional regulator, which yields MVEEGKPLFVQIAEQVEDSIVDGTLTEEAQAPSTNELAAFHRINPATAAKGVNMLVDKGVLYKRRGIGMFVAAGARELLLEERRSDFALRYVHPLLVEARRIGLAPDDVAALIRAGAEPATP from the coding sequence GTGGTCGAGGAAGGCAAGCCCCTGTTCGTGCAGATCGCCGAACAGGTCGAGGACTCGATCGTGGACGGCACCCTGACCGAGGAGGCGCAGGCGCCGTCCACCAACGAACTCGCGGCCTTCCACCGCATCAACCCCGCCACCGCGGCGAAGGGCGTGAACATGCTCGTGGACAAGGGTGTGCTCTACAAGCGCCGGGGGATCGGGATGTTCGTCGCGGCCGGCGCCCGCGAGCTGCTGCTCGAGGAGCGCCGCAGCGACTTCGCGCTGCGCTACGTGCACCCCCTCCTCGTCGAGGCGCGCAGGATCGGGCTCGCACCCGACGACGTCGCGGCCCTCATCCGCGCCGGCGCCGAGCCGGCGACCCCTTAA
- a CDS encoding ABC transporter ATP-binding protein — MDTVIEARNLTKRYRDVLALDDVGFDIQRDTIYGFLGRNGAGKTTAMSILTAQNLPTSGQVRVFGEDPYENARVLSRMCFVRESQKYPDDASPRHALASARLFFPRWDQDLADELVEEFQLPLKRPIKKLSRGQLSAVGVIIGLASRAEVTFFDEPYLGLDAVARQTFYDRLLTDYAEHPRTVLLSSHLIDEVSNLIERVLVIDAGRIIMDESTEDARAQATNVVGDAAVVEQALRGREVIHRESLGRVASVTFLGRLDGAERGALTAAGLDLAPVSLQQLIVRLTQQRAPGPDAFAGAAQEGSLR; from the coding sequence ATGGACACAGTCATCGAGGCCCGGAACCTCACGAAACGCTACAGGGACGTCCTCGCCCTCGACGACGTCGGTTTCGACATCCAGCGGGACACCATCTACGGCTTCCTGGGCCGCAACGGGGCCGGCAAGACCACCGCGATGTCGATCCTCACCGCGCAGAACCTCCCCACGAGCGGACAGGTCCGCGTGTTCGGTGAGGACCCCTACGAGAACGCCCGCGTCCTCAGCCGCATGTGCTTCGTGCGGGAGAGCCAGAAGTACCCGGACGACGCCTCACCACGCCACGCCCTCGCCTCCGCCCGCCTGTTCTTCCCCCGGTGGGACCAGGATCTCGCCGACGAGCTGGTGGAGGAGTTCCAGCTGCCGCTGAAGCGCCCCATCAAGAAGCTCTCGCGCGGGCAGCTCTCCGCCGTCGGCGTCATCATCGGGCTGGCGTCCCGCGCGGAGGTCACCTTCTTCGACGAGCCGTACCTCGGTCTCGACGCCGTCGCACGCCAGACCTTCTACGATCGCCTGCTGACCGACTACGCGGAGCACCCGAGGACGGTGCTCCTGTCCAGCCATCTCATCGACGAGGTCTCGAACCTCATCGAGCGCGTGCTCGTGATCGACGCGGGGCGCATCATCATGGACGAGTCCACCGAGGACGCCCGCGCACAGGCCACGAACGTGGTCGGCGACGCCGCCGTCGTGGAGCAGGCCCTGCGCGGCCGCGAGGTCATCCACCGTGAGAGCCTCGGCCGCGTGGCATCCGTGACGTTCCTCGGCCGGCTCGACGGCGCCGAGCGCGGTGCGCTCACCGCGGCGGGACTCGATCTCGCGCCCGTCTCCCTGCAGCAGCTCATCGTCCGCCTGACCCAGCAGAGAGCGCCCGGCCCGGACGCGTTCGCCGGTGCCGCCCAGGAAGGAAGCCTCCGATGA
- a CDS encoding DNA alkylation repair protein, whose product MLEETDGPAGFIDESLQYESSWERAEDFERRYGDRLEYYGASMGAVRGTVRNAARRYPDLGHDDVTALASELWSRPVFERRLAAVVLLQSFVRLLRSSDLTRIEGFLRSAHLPELVDPLAVDVVGPLLLRLPGPEAARAQAVLHRWAAADDAWLRRAAVLAHLPAFRAGEGDDPSFRRTVRLVSGAQQGRVSAVEEAVDLVRASGAG is encoded by the coding sequence ATGCTCGAGGAGACAGACGGGCCGGCCGGCTTCATCGACGAGTCCCTCCAGTACGAGAGCTCGTGGGAGCGCGCGGAGGACTTCGAACGGCGCTACGGCGACCGCCTGGAGTACTACGGCGCCTCGATGGGCGCCGTGCGCGGCACCGTCCGCAACGCCGCCCGGCGGTACCCGGACCTGGGGCACGACGACGTCACCGCCCTCGCGTCCGAGCTGTGGTCGCGGCCCGTGTTCGAGCGGCGGCTGGCCGCCGTCGTGCTCCTGCAGTCCTTCGTGCGACTGCTCCGCTCCTCGGACCTCACGCGGATCGAGGGCTTCCTCCGGTCGGCGCACCTGCCCGAGCTCGTGGACCCGCTCGCCGTCGACGTGGTGGGGCCGCTGCTCCTCCGCCTCCCGGGACCCGAGGCGGCCCGCGCCCAGGCGGTCCTGCACCGCTGGGCGGCCGCGGACGACGCTTGGCTCCGCCGTGCCGCGGTCCTCGCGCACCTGCCGGCGTTCCGGGCGGGGGAGGGCGACGACCCCTCGTTCCGCCGGACCGTCCGCCTCGTCTCGGGCGCGCAGCAGGGCAGGGTGTCCGCCGTCGAGGAGGCCGTGGACCTGGTCCGCGCGAGTGGAGCGGGCTAG
- a CDS encoding glycosyltransferase, producing MTDRLAVVVPVFNEPDVARTLEALHRQRDRAGLHVYVVDNGSTDDTVQRVRRFAAARPDLRVTVLSELQKGTGAASDTGVRRAIDDGYALIARTDGDSEPAEDWAGRIRVLFARHPGVALVGGTSVPLRDRHYRWGDDLLMPGALRLLRVLITVKHLDAAYLRFVAGHNMAVRASAYLETGGFERTAIDTRDEDIDFSARVAHRLGRGAVLIDPRLRVATSMRRVRRYGLSLMGLHHLVPALRGRLIRTIDVR from the coding sequence ATGACCGACCGGCTCGCCGTCGTCGTCCCCGTCTTCAACGAACCCGACGTGGCGCGCACCCTCGAAGCGCTGCACCGGCAGCGGGACCGCGCCGGCCTGCACGTCTACGTGGTGGACAACGGCTCCACCGACGACACGGTCCAGCGGGTGCGGCGCTTCGCCGCCGCCCGGCCGGACCTCCGCGTCACGGTCCTCAGTGAGCTGCAGAAGGGCACCGGGGCGGCGAGCGACACCGGCGTCCGCAGGGCGATCGACGACGGCTACGCACTGATCGCCCGGACCGACGGCGACAGCGAGCCCGCGGAGGACTGGGCCGGCCGCATCCGCGTCCTGTTCGCGCGCCACCCGGGGGTGGCGCTGGTCGGCGGCACCAGCGTCCCGCTGCGCGACAGGCACTACCGCTGGGGCGACGACCTCCTCATGCCGGGCGCCCTGCGCCTGCTGCGGGTCCTGATCACGGTGAAGCATCTCGACGCCGCGTACCTCCGCTTCGTGGCGGGCCACAACATGGCCGTCCGGGCGTCGGCGTACCTCGAGACCGGCGGCTTCGAGCGGACCGCGATCGACACGCGCGACGAGGACATCGACTTCTCCGCCCGCGTGGCCCACCGCCTCGGTCGCGGCGCGGTCCTCATCGACCCGCGGCTCCGGGTCGCCACCTCGATGCGGCGCGTGCGGCGCTACGGGCTCAGCCTGATGGGCCTCCACCATCTCGTACCGGCCCTGCGGGGACGGCTCATCCGCACCATCGACGTCCGCTAG
- the ypfJ gene encoding KPN_02809 family neutral zinc metallopeptidase: MSFNDNARFDPSRVNDRRGRGRGAAVGGGVGGGLLLILSLIFGPGVVDQLGLSEGTGTGVGQEQGSGAEPAINACLTGVQANEQLDCRILGTAESLDSFWTPYLEQVGVAYTQPGVVLFTGQTDTGCGTATSAVGPFYCPTDEQTYYDTAFFDELVTQFGSSSGPLAQEYVVAHEFGHHIQNLIGTLGAAQQDPQGAESGGVRVELQADCFAGMWAAHATSVPDPESGEPFLRPFSDADLSDALSAASSVGDDRIQESATGQVNPEGWTHGSSAQRQAWFSQGFETGDLRSCDTFAARDLDTP, from the coding sequence ATGAGTTTCAACGACAACGCCCGGTTCGACCCGTCCCGCGTCAACGACCGGCGCGGACGCGGCCGGGGCGCCGCCGTGGGCGGTGGAGTGGGCGGCGGGCTGCTCCTGATCCTCTCGCTGATCTTCGGACCCGGGGTGGTGGACCAGCTCGGGCTCAGCGAGGGCACCGGAACCGGCGTCGGGCAGGAACAGGGCAGCGGCGCGGAACCGGCCATCAACGCGTGCCTGACCGGCGTCCAGGCCAACGAGCAGCTCGACTGCCGCATCCTCGGCACCGCGGAGAGCCTCGACAGCTTCTGGACGCCCTACCTGGAGCAGGTCGGCGTCGCCTACACCCAGCCCGGGGTCGTCCTGTTCACCGGGCAGACCGACACCGGCTGCGGCACGGCGACGAGCGCCGTGGGCCCGTTCTACTGCCCCACCGATGAGCAGACGTACTACGACACCGCGTTCTTCGACGAGCTCGTCACGCAGTTCGGGTCCTCCAGCGGTCCGCTGGCCCAGGAGTACGTTGTGGCCCACGAGTTCGGCCACCACATCCAGAACCTGATCGGCACGCTCGGCGCCGCACAGCAGGACCCGCAGGGCGCCGAGTCCGGCGGCGTGCGCGTCGAGCTGCAGGCCGACTGCTTCGCGGGCATGTGGGCGGCGCACGCCACATCGGTACCCGACCCGGAGTCCGGTGAGCCGTTCCTCCGGCCCTTCTCGGACGCCGACCTCTCGGACGCGCTGTCCGCGGCCTCCTCCGTGGGCGACGACCGCATCCAGGAGTCGGCGACCGGCCAGGTCAATCCCGAGGGGTGGACCCACGGCTCCAGCGCCCAGCGCCAGGCCTGGTTCTCGCAGGGATTCGAGACGGGCGATCTCCGCTCCTGCGACACGTTCGCCGCACGCGACCTCGACACCCCCTGA